The Mesoplodon densirostris isolate mMesDen1 chromosome 17, mMesDen1 primary haplotype, whole genome shotgun sequence genome contains the following window.
CTGAGACACACCAGAGCAGCAGGAACCGGCCCGGGGCCTGGACGGCTGGTGGCTGCAGGAAGTCCGGGTGGAGTAGCCACCGCCCTGGCCCCATGCAGAGCCCGGTCCTGCGGCCCGAGTGTGCAGTGTGCGAGGGGGGCCAGAGCCCCTGCCCGGAAGGAGGCGGGAGATCACAGTCCTCACGACCCCTCTGGAGGCAGCCCAGAGGGCAGAAGCAGGAGAAGGAGACCGTCTCGTCTTCCTTCCTAAGTAAACTAAACCGCTGTCCTCAGGCTTGGGGCGGCCCCGTGGGGCTCAGCTGGGGACAGACCGTGTCGTGGTGCTCGGCTGGCATCTGGGGCGACTGTTCAGGGCTGGGCGGGGAGGCGGGGACTGGAGTGTCCAGCACAGTCCCTGGAAGGGAGGCCGGACCGCTCAGGTGACGAGAGGAGGTGACCTCCATTCTGCCCAAGGCCGCAGCAGCAGGGGCGCCCGGCCGGCGAGGAGCTAGGCTGCTGTCTTGCTCAGCGAGAGGCTCAGAGGCAGGTGGGCAGCCTCGGCCCCGTGGCCCCAGCCGGGAGGCGCCAGGTGATGGGCCCAGCGAGCCGGCCTGAGCAGGACACGCGGGCCGCTCCGTCGCGGCACTGTGCTCTGTGGGTGCGGGCGGGTCCCGTGCATGGGCGGGGGGAAGCGAGTTGCTGCTGGGGCCGTGGGGGCAGGGCTGTGCGTCACTTGCAATGGTCCGAGTGACCGTCAGGAGTCCCTGCTGGGTCGGCGGCCAGGGACGCCACCTCGCTGTGCCAGAGGCCGTAGCCAAAGTAGATCAAGAAGCCTGCGGGCCGAGGGCAGAGAGCAGGTGTGAGCGGGCACCGTCGGGTCCCGGGAAGCAGTCCCCGCAGCAGCCTCTGCAGGCGGCCCCGCCGTGAGGCCTCCATGGGTGGCGGCCCCATGCGGGGCCCCCGTGGAGGAGGGCGCGACTCATCGAGCAGGGTCGCCTCTACGCTCGGCAAAGGCGCGTCCTTCTGGGCAGCctcaggccgggggaggggctgggctcgGGGCCCCAGGGGTCGGGGTGGGCGCTGGTTCCCACTCCTGCCCCTGGGGGGGTCATCCACTGCCCAGCTGGCGGGGTGCCCCGCGGCCGCTGGGGGGGCCAGGACAGACCCTGCAGAAGTCACGCTGTCCCCGCCACGGTGGACTTCCAAGGGCGCCAGGGCTCCCCAGGCTCTTCGCGCCGTCTGTACAGCCCTCGTTCTCCCTACCTGAGTGACTTAGACATTCAGGTCGCCCGGGACTGCATGCAACCCGTGAATTTGTCATTCTACTGAGTGTCAGGGGCCACAGAGGTCCATGCCCCTAACTATCCCGCCCACCCGGGGCCACCTTTGTGCCAGTGACACAGGAGAGCAGGCCTTGAAGGAAGGACCCAGCCACCAAAAGCCCTGGGACCCAGGAGCGTGTCAGGGATGCTCGGAAGCGGGCATCCTCCACCTCTGCCACCTCCACTCCTGCGGTCACTGGGGCTGGGAGGTTTGGCCGCAACATGGCCTGGAGGTCACTGCTCTAGTCAGTGGCCCGGACCGGTCAAGGCCAGTCTCCCGGGCATCGGCCCCCGGCCTCCGACACTACACAAGGAACCCGGGTCCATCTCTGCAGGGCCTGCTgtcagaggcccagagaggggccaCGGTCAGTGCTAAATGGGGCCAGCACCCAAAGGGTGACCCCTTGCTTCCCACAGGCCCAGCCAGTCCCCGCAGCCCACTGTTTGGGATGGACAGCAGACTCACGGGCTCGTTCTGAGAAAGTCAAGCTCTGGCCCGAGGTAACTAGTTCAGACAAAGGCTTTAAAGTTATCtaaaagggaggggagggcccACAGCCTACCAGGAGTTCCTCACTGTCAGAGAGGAAATCGCTGACTACGCGTTTTCGCTGTGTTTTGAAATCTGAAGCGGGGGGCGGCTGGAGGGCACAAGCCATCCAGCCCGTAGCAGGGAGGACGAACGAGCAGCTCAGCACAGGCTGGCGGGGCTGGGGGCCTCCAGGAGTCGCTGGGACATCACGTGCCGGTCACCTCGAAACCCACAACTCACGTACCTATCAGCATCCACACTGCAAACCGGACCCATGTGCCTTGGTCCAACTGCATCATGAGATAGACGTTCACAAAGATGCTCAGGACGGGAAGGACCGGCAGGCAGGGCACCTGCAGAGACAGGAGGGAGGCGGAGCGTCAGGCCGGACGCCACGGAGAGCGCGGGACGGACGGCGTCTGCTCGAGTCATTTAGCCAAACTACCCAAGAGAAGAGTGCACCCGAGGCTGACACGGACGGCCAGGTCTCCGTGGGGAGGGGCCGAGTGCCAGTCCCCAGTCTCGTACCCACACCCCGTCTCCCCAGCACACACTCCTATCCCCCCAGCGCACACCCCGTACCCCCAGCACCCCCCAATACACCCCCGCAGGCAAATCCTAGTAGGTGGGAGCTTGTTCTACGCTACTAATTGCCAAAGTGAGCTCTCGTCTAACTTCCCCTCTTGCTCTTCCCCTGAAGGGGCCGGAAGAGGGGCTTCTGCTTTATTTCTAAGACTGAACTACCTtattatgtgtggaatctaaaaatgcagAAGCCCTGGTCATCCCCAAGGCTTGGTGATGACATGCGATCCACCAGGGCAAACGTTCATTTATGAGAAGCCCAGAGAACGCAGGGCGCTACCCGACCTGAGGGCCAGGGCCCGGCCTCTCTCAGCGGCGCCGTCTGTGCCTGGGAGCCCCAGGCTCACATCCCCCGAGGCCGGCCAGCGAGcacctccctccacccacccaggCCTCGCAGAGCCCAGGTAGGCAGGGCGGCCTCCCGGCAGGAGCGCCAGGCGCACAGCCTCCCGGGGGGTTCCCTCCAGCCCGGTCAGGCCAAGCCGCTCACCTTGAAGGAGAGCTTGGTCTTGCTCTCGGGCTGCCGCCAGATGATGGCCGTGACCACACAGCAGAGGAAGGCGGAGCCCATGAGCACGAAGACTGCCCACAACTCCCCATTTACCAGGGCCCCGTTGCCAAGCACAGCCACCATGCAGAAGGTGATGACCAGCAGGgctaagagggagagagagaaacgcACTTCAGTCATTTCCCAAGTTCCCACACGCAGATATCCTCAGTTCCCCCCAAAACCCATGGAGAGGGAGGCTCCGTTTCTGCAGGCACCAACCCCAATTAGGACGGAATAACTGACGTCACGGTCCAGGGCAAGTCCGGCTCTTGCCCACCCCTGTGGATAAGCAAGACCCCAAACAGCGCACAGGGAAGGACAGGCTCTTACCGATGAGGCTGGTTGAGACGTTCACAATTAGCCCAGAGAATTTGGAAGGCTCTGTATTTTTGGGTGAGAGTACGGTTTTCAGAGAAAACGTTTCTGCTTCTGGTAAAAAGCCCATCTGGGAATCGCTGGTGCTCACCAACTCGTTCTGGTAGACTGGATCGAGCTCGTCACTAGTCCTGGCCATCTGGTATACCATGTTAGGCTGCTCTGGTTGATACCTGTAAAGCAGCAGTTTGCTTGACCATCGTAATGTGCTTTAATTAATAAGCAAAAGGACACACACTAACTCAAGTTCTTAGTAAGCCTTCAAAGGTAAGCTGCCCAGGACACAAGGCATGAAACGGGAAGAGGATGATCGGAATGATACACTTTCCAGCAAAGAGAAACAGGAGGAGACCCAGGCCTCACCTTCTGCTCCTACCTCTCTGGGCAACACCCTCCTTGGTGTCTCTGTTATGAGGCAACTTGACCTCCACCATGAACCAGCCCAGAGGAAGGTCCCGAGAGTTTCTCTTGCTCTGAAAAGTAGCACTGGCCCTTGGATGCTTAAGATATTAGGCCACTTCCAACAAAACTATGGCTGTAGGGGGCTAACAGCACAGACAGAAATAGAAAGCAGTTACGTTAGGACCCTATCTGGTGCAGGGAGCCAGAGAACTGTGTCTGCAGTCTGAAGAATTTGAGAGCCTGTTTGCAAGACTTAATTggatcaatttattttaaaactccaaGTGCCTTGGAATAAATAACTCTATAGAGCTGGGTGAAGGACCAAGCCTGTGGCATGATTTCCAAGACACAAGCCACCTGCAAGTGAAACACTCATTTTAAATGAGGCTCCTTATCTTCCCAGCCAAGATGAACAAAGGTCGGATCTTTCCCACCCGCTTTGCAAAACGGAGTGCTCCATGAATTATCCTGCATATAATCTAACAGCGAATATAAAGATATTTAACCACTTTTTTCACTGACTCACTCATACAATACCATTCGGTCAGTTAGGACAGTGGAGTGGAACTCACATTTTAGCACTGAGCTCTTGGGAAGGAAGAAGTGGTCGGAAACTAGCAAACTAGCTCTAGCTGACTCTCCAGAGCCACTACCGAGGCTCACGCCAGGTAATCAGCTGTAGAGCACGTTAGGGGTGGAATCAACGGCCTGGCAAGTGTGGCCCTCGCTCACTCGGGGGCCGGTGCACTGCAGCCACGGAAGCATCACACTGACCCACGTTTCACAGGTCTTGGATTCTCCCGATGCCCACCAGGGCCCGACCCCAGTCCTCTCTGTCCCAGAACCTGGACCAAACTGAAATCGTTACCCTAAGCCTTCAAAAATTCGGATCCAAGGATCCAGGCCCAACAGTCGGGTTGATAACCTGTCTCTACCCTCCCAACATCTAGCCAGAAAAATCAGGGCCCATGAGAGAGACAGGTGGGGCCACCCCGGACTCTTCAGGGATATTCTCTGTAGCCAGGCTTTCAACCACCAGATGCCACCCTCTCCCAGGCGGGTCCCAAAGGAGCTGTCCGCAGCCTGATGTTTACACTGTATAAACCACTGACACAAACTGCTAAAAAGAAGGCTGGCAGGCGCCTCTGTCCTGGGACCCAGAAAGCCACACCTACCGTAAGACCAACACACAGGCGGCCACCAAAGAGTAGGCCAGGAGAGTGCCGATGGACATGAGATCCACCAGGTCCTTCAGGTCGAAGAGGAAGGCCATCACACCTGGGGGGGAAACGAACGTCAGGACCGAGCATGGCCCTCCACAGCCAGCCAGAACCACAACCCACCTGCGACCCAGGCTGTGTGAGGGGTGCTGCTTCTACTTTCCCCCTTGCCCTCCCCGGCCCTTTCCATGGAAAAACACTGTGACTTTGCTTAAAGGGGAGAAAAGCTCAGGATTAACCATATACGCAGCTCTCAACAGAcagtaataataattaacatttataaggAGAGTACTTTTATCAacatgatcctttttgaccctcaTGGCAATTTTGCCAGCCATCCCTACACTACAAATGGAGAAAGTGAAGTTCAGACATGTTGAGAgacttacctaaggtcacacagctattaagtggaAGAGTCAGGCTCTGAGCTAGCTTCTTATGGTGTATCTTCCCCTACACCACACAGACGCATAGACAGACGTGTATATCTATCCATCCCCCCATACACCACCCACCCATACACctcccatccaccatccatccatccatcatctaccCATCAACTACCCACCcatcatccatccctccatcatCCAGCCATACACCATTCACCCATCATCCATCAATCATACATCATCTACCCATCCATAATCCatcatccatccgtccatccatccatccacccacccacccatccatcatctacccatcatccatccatccatccatccatcatccatccatcctccacccacccatcatccacccatccatcatccatccatccttccatcatccacccattcatccctCATCCCTCATCCAATGGCACTCGTGAGCATGCCAGTCATTGGGTGCTAGGTATGTGCCATTGAACAAGGCAGACCAGACAGCCGCTGGCCTCCCCAAGCATTCACCAGAGACTTGCATCAGCAGGCAACAGTGATGAGGAGGTGGCTGGGGGCAAGTCCACTGCCCTCAACAGAGGATTCTAACCCAGAAGGTGCGCATGGAAAGCAGTGTTATTCCCAGACAATACAGTCCCTTCACCATGACCCCActtcaagcaaaacaaaacattcaTGCTTCTTTGAAAATCTTTTGTAGATTTTTATGAGAGTATGCATGTCTATGTGGGTATATGTGTCaagtttcccatttaaaaaataacttggcTGGATCTACTTTGGGATATTTTCAAATCACACGCAATCAACACAAGTTGAAACATAAACACTAAGCTGTAActtttccacaaatatttctCAAGCCCACACAGACCACTGCAACTAAAACAAATTCAAATTGAGGCTAGAAAACAGAATTAAAGAGCAGTGAGTCCCTTCTGGATAATTAGAAGAGGATACCCCTGTGTGTGCGACAAATGCCTACGTTCCCACTCCGAGGAACTCGAGCCAAACTTCTTCCATGTGAGGTGATTTTAGAAAACGAAATACTTATTTACCACCTCTGCCAAacgaaaagaaaaagcaaacccTTGGTTTGGCGATGTGAGTACTCTACAGTCACTTTAAAGATTATAGTTCGATGTCCCTTAATCAGCACAGGAAGGAAATTAAGGCCAGTCTTCAATACAATCAAATTACAAGTAAATACTGAAAAAACACTATTTCCAATCCCTTAAACATACTGGCCACATTTTGACACATGGTGCCCCTTAATCTCCCCACTGCCATCACCCTCAAGAATGCAGACTCACATACCAAatgtgtaaaataagaaaaactggCTTTCCttcattatataatattaatCCAAAAAACTATAAGCACACTTTGCTAAGGGCGCAAATGCTACTAACAACAGTTCCCTCTTTAAGATGGTCATACGCCTCACCCAAGGCTATTTGACAAGTTCCCGTGGTACAACTGTGACTGGTATCACGTGTCATCATTTACCAAGAAGACCCACTGCTCTCCTCGTGGGCTGGAAGGAACCAGCCATTTTGGCCCCCAAACAAACCAGGAACCAAGAGGCAAGCTCTGCACTCACCGGGCGAGAGCAGcctcacttcacctctctgagcctccgcttCTCATCCGTGTGCACCTGCCTCCTGGGCTACGAAACGCAATTCAAGGAGGAAAcgtaaaaaaaaagcacagtctCCTTGCGGGGCTGCCCTGGCTTTCAGGGCCCACACAGAGCTCCAAGGGTTCTCTAGCCCCCGGCTCTCACCTCTCGGAACTGTCCTCTTGGCGAGGGACCCGATATGCGGTCAGATCAGCCTCCTCTGGACCTGCCATTGTTTATAAACTCAGGGCGAATGGCTTCACCAGCCACACCCTCAGTGTCCCCTGGGGAATAGGTGACACGTTTTATAAAGCATCGATCATAAGGGATTCTCACTTTCCAGAGAATTCACAAGCTAAGACACACGGATGGTGAATTTCCAGTACCAACAAAAAGTCACTTGGCTTGTACTGTGTAAAATGTCATCCCACCAAGGTCTGCTCAGGGACATTCAGAAAAGGGGAAAGACACCGGGCTTTGAAGGAACAGCGTGTATTCTAAGCTCTGTCCAATGAAAcgataacaatttaaaaatacaaattgtttGAGAATTCCATCACATCCTCTGTAAAACTGGCTTCTGCCTTTTGTCAAAAAGGCACTTAGTTACCTTGAAATAAACCACGTACAAGAGTAAAAAGAgtaaaaacccaaagttaaaaaaaaccagtTACAACGTCTCTCAAACCAGCACAATTCAAGATATTTCCCTGGGGAATAATAACTCCACTGTTAAAATACTGGCACGTGAAATTCCAGTTCTTACCAGCAATGGCACCTGAGGTTAACGTGGCGATTATTGGTGTTTTGGTCCTATTGTTGATCTGGGCCAAAAATTTAAACAGCAGCCCATCTTCAGCCATGGCATAGATAACTCGAGGCATGGGAAACATGGACCCTAAAAGGCTAGATGGGAGGAAAAGCAAAATGCATCCGTAAAATATCTCCTGGGAATAAAGGCACCGTAACGCGGCATGCGTGTTCACCACCGAGGAGAGGGAGCTGTCTCCCGACGGTGAAGCCCGCGCCTAAAAGACAGGGACCCAACACACCAACCCCCGGAAAAGCACTCACTGCAAAGTCTAACAGGAATGGGAGATGTGTAACGTAAACTAGCGTGGCAGCTAGACATAGTTTTATGCAAGAGAAATCTTGTATTTATTCCCGTGATTATTTCTAGCTgaatcaaacagaaaataaaagcatcGCTGCATTTCATGAGGATTTCTCTGTGGTCAATCAGTTTTTACCAAATACTTCCTGTGTGTCCAGGCCAGCAGAAAACATCAAAGTGTTTCTCATTAAAAGGCACGTGCTCCCCTTTTCAAGGTAGTCTCTGCTTTATGGCCAAACTAAGGGCCAAAAGACAGTGTTCACAGAGGCGGCCTGGTCCAGTGGCCACAGATGGGGACAGAGAGCCAGGACCTTGCTGAGGAGACAGCGCTAAAATGTGGGCTTCAGGTTCTTCGAGATGAAATGTCAGTAACACAAACAGCCCTTGGGGTGACGGAGAGCAGCACAAGGGGAGAAGCCACACGATCAGGGCTGGGGTTTGGCTCTATTTCAAGGGACGAGAGGAATATTCACAGCAAACCTGCCTTCCCGAGAGTTTCCGCTTCCTCACCTGGTGGAAAGGGCACAGAGGGAGCCGATGGCCACTGCGTACTTGGCGCCCTCCCAGCCCACGTGCTTGAAGGCGTCTGGCAGGGGGCTGTCCTTGTCCAGGCAGAAGTATGGCATCATGAGCGTGAGGGCGGCCGACACCCCGAAGTAGGCGACGAAGCAGATCAGGAGGGACGCGACGATGCCCACGGGGATGGCCTTCTGGGGGTTCTTGACCTCCTCCCCTGGAAGGAGCAAGGGGTCAGCCGGGGGGGCTCGGGACCACCCCATGGCACGTGGCCCTGTGGGGACCAGGGCCTTCCCCCAGCACCACAGACCACGACACCCACAAGCCCAGGGACAGTGTTCTCAGCCTTTACACTGATGGTCGGCAAGGAAGACTCGCTGCCTTTAGCAGAGAACACGCGGGAGGCCCGGGAGCCCAGCCTGTTCAGTCACCAGGACGACAGTGTTTTTAGCGGCCCTGTTTCTCCCGGAGGGCGCACAGGTCTGCAATCAGCTGCAGCTATGTACGGTGCCATCCTCCCGGCCCGCAGGGGACCGGCGGTCTCGTTCAGGATGCCGCTTCCCGTCGGGCCTGCCACTCGGGGAGTGATGAAGCGGAAGATTAGCAGGACGGTGCCAACGCACACGGTACTCAGGAGGGAGAGAGCGGCGACGGGCACGCACGCGCCCGGGAAGGGGAGCAGCGACCTGGCCGGGTGGGCCCGGGTGGGCCGAGGGGGGCGGGCGTACCTGTGGTGGCGATGCAGTCGAAGCCCACGAACGCGTAGAAGCAGGTGGCTGCCCCCGACAGGACACCGGAGACCCCGAAGGGCATGAACCCCCCGACACCAGGTTTCCCCACCTCCGTGTCACTGGAAGAGAGAGCCACAGTCAAGAGGCCAGCGCCCGCTCCGTGGTCCCCAACAGGAGCCATCCAGCTGTCCCCGCTGCGGCCGGGCCCCCCACCCGTGGTGAACGGTCCTGGGACACCTGTCACAGCCACCACACTCCTGGGCGACAGGCCTCCCTGCTTTTCATGGCCAGGGCTGCGAGGGGCCACCAAGCACTTTCCAGACGCCCCGGCCAAATACTGATTTGTGCGAGGCAGGGACCGCAAGGCAGGGTGCCCGTCAGGAAGGGGGGGAACCGGCGACCGCAGCCTCTCCCCCGGGACCCTCAGAGCATCGCTCAGCTGCCCGCCAGGCGCAGCGGTCTCCGCCCGCCCGGGACCAAAATGCAGTCTTGCACGTTTACCAGCGGCTCATGTCTGAAAACAAGCATTTCCAGAGGTGCCGCGGTTAGAAAAGGTGAACTGTTCCGGTGGAGAAACGCATGTGTTAAGCCGCCCCTGCCTCCCGTGCGCCAAGTGAACAGCGCCACCGGGTGCCCGTGCGGGTGGGGACAGGTCTTCCGGATCTGAGTGCGCTGTCTTCACGCTCTGTCCCCTTGTGCGAGAGCCGGGCCATGCCTGTGCCCACAGCCCAGATGCAACCAGGCGCACGAGGACGGCGTCCTCAAGGCTGACGGGACAGCCAGGCGGATGATCAGGTTCCTAAAAGCCAGTGTGTGGTCTCGCTGGCCAGCCCCCCCCACTGTTCATTCCAGGACCTGAGACATCATTTGAAAGCCACTGCACTTTTAGGAAGGTCTCTTCATCAGAGCAGTTTAACCTTTAGCCATAATTAAAACAGAATTGTATACAAAATGAAAACTCCCCACTCTCCATCCTAGGACCCTAAAATTTACCCAAAAATCTGACAAAAAAAGATCAGAAAGGCCCGTTTCGAtgtttggcttttgtttcctgGATAAGATGAGCCTATCGGTAAGGGTGCACCTAGAAGCCTGGGGAGCTGGCCAGGCACCTGCCTCCAGCCCTGGGTGTCCTGAGCCCCAGATACGGAAGGGAGACGGGGCCACGGTCTCTCAGGGCTGACGCAGCACAAGCTGAGTGCGAGTGAAAGAGATTATTATAATCACATTCTGATACTTCAGTAAGTCTGAAAACCTCTGATAAAGGCCTGTGATAAAAGTTCcacatatttcttctttgttctagGTTATTAAATAGGAAggcatttcaaaatttaaaaaatggttatcaCCATGGTGCTGCAGAGAAAatcttttctgaaaacaaaattcagagcTTGGTCATGAAACAGAGTATGAGGGAAGAGGGATTCCTGAGTGAGTCTGACAGTGATCCTCAACCATGCACAATTTTGGAATTAGAACGAAGATGCTGTTTCCCCAAACATCTTCCTTAGTCATACAGTGTGCAGTCaagtacaaggaaagaaaacgtAACCCAAActtcaaacaaataaaacaccCTCAGCTACTTGACTGCAAAAGAACCaattaaataataacaaaacataCTAGTTCAAATTACACTTAAGAAAAGACTCGTATTGTCACAGCCGACGGCATCACCAACCTCATGACTGTCACGCACCCAGAGACAGAACAACACTCACTTGTTCAGGCAGAGGTGATCAGATGTGTTCTGGAAATCCTCCTCCGTGAGCTGCCAGTTTTTAATGGATCCTTTCACAAATCCCGACACCATGatgaagcccaggaccagaacaTTGATACACGTGAATATTTTGTTGACCATGGCTGACTCTTTCACGCCCAGAGTTAAAAGTCCTGTGAAAGTGCATCAACAGAAACTCTCTCTCAGCGTTAACCTCGTACCAGGCAAGTCCTTCTGGGATGGGGACGGGGACGGGGACGGGGATGGGGACGAGACAGAATCCAAGCAGCATCAGACCTCCAAAGAGGAAATGGGACTG
Protein-coding sequences here:
- the SLC7A1 gene encoding high affinity cationic amino acid transporter 1, encoding MGCKVLVGIGQQMLRRKVVDCSGEESRLSRCLNTVDLVALGVGSTLGAGVYVLAGAVAREDAGPAIVISFLVAALASVLAGLCYGEFGARVPKTGSAYLYSYVTVGELWAFITGWNLILSYIIGTSSVARAWSATFDELIGKPIGEFSRTHMALNAPGVLAENPDIFAVIIILILTGLLTLGVKESAMVNKIFTCINVLVLGFIMVSGFVKGSIKNWQLTEEDFQNTSDHLCLNNDTEVGKPGVGGFMPFGVSGVLSGAATCFYAFVGFDCIATTGEEVKNPQKAIPVGIVASLLICFVAYFGVSAALTLMMPYFCLDKDSPLPDAFKHVGWEGAKYAVAIGSLCALSTSLLGSMFPMPRVIYAMAEDGLLFKFLAQINNRTKTPIIATLTSGAIAGVMAFLFDLKDLVDLMSIGTLLAYSLVAACVLVLRYQPEQPNMVYQMARTSDELDPVYQNELVSTSDSQMGFLPEAETFSLKTVLSPKNTEPSKFSGLIVNVSTSLIALLVITFCMVAVLGNGALVNGELWAVFVLMGSAFLCCVVTAIIWRQPESKTKLSFKVPCLPVLPVLSIFVNVYLMMQLDQGTWVRFAVWMLIGFLIYFGYGLWHSEVASLAADPAGTPDGHSDHCK